From one Salmo salar chromosome ssa09, Ssal_v3.1, whole genome shotgun sequence genomic stretch:
- the LOC106612110 gene encoding bromodomain-containing protein 8 isoform X3 codes for MRSGDQNWVSVSRAIKPFSEPGRPPDWFSQKHCASQYSELLETTEAPKRKRGEKGEVVETIEDVIVRRLTAERIEELKKLLRDTQDKYRKLKKEVDLIQTGHLDSRLEELWTDITQKNKQDEDEADLKRKATETSYQARQTVKNTPKRVSSVTIRSPLGASPTSMEGAQTDTPTPPIDTAMPQAEETPGANLSQGGAVFLPSSDAGPKEGSLGSLVDDSPQKRLLSQKSTPPPSPLLSELLKKGSLISASPRLVVEGDAAGLANGGVPTTTPAITADFEVAIAVKEAGSEVMEEDHVPGSYMGDELDLETVGDIISIIEEKVDDSVEALDAAAVEAALSLCEEAVSAGHSLSGPWEAQDLKASEPGPMVQSDPTHGLQAAAGANPGSLEPQTESGRGEAEEGNGKDCEGQETVQTNVAPSVVADDGLSGSEVTEEGVLGEEGALSTAVKTENEEWTQPELNTPCLDSEDSSGSGKESKEVKVEDGGSDGDPDEGMEMKECGEGEGPYLSEVEPAASESEDGYGPSSQRYTTADSLASSPASSQFSICGEDQEAVQAQKIWKKAIMLVWRAAANHRYASVFLQSVSEDIAPGYHSIVHRPMDLSAIKKSIEAGQIRTTAEFQRDIMLMFQNAVMYNSSDHDVFHMALEMQRDVLEHVQQFLATQLIMQTSESSISTKSLRGREGGRKPGECVEKDSVPMASPAFLLSLFDGGTRGRRCAIEADMKMKK; via the exons ATGAGGAGCGGTGACCAAAACTG GGTGTCAGTCAGCAGAGCCATCAAGCCTTTCTCAGAGCCAGGCCGCCCTCCAGACTGGTTCTCCCAGAAG CACTGTGCCTCTCAGTATTCTGAGCTGCTGGAGACCACAGAGGCTCCAAA GCGTAAGCGTGGGGAGAAGGGTGAGGTGGTGGAGACCATCGAGGATGTGATCGTACGGAGACTCACCGCCGAGAGGATAGAGGAGCTGAAAAAActactgagagacacacaggacaaatacag AAAGCTGAAGAAGGAGGTGGATCTGATCCAGACAGGACATCTGGACTCACGGCTAGAGGAGCTGTGGACAGACATAACACA GAAAAATAAGCAGGATGAGGATGAGGCAGATCTTAAGAGGAAGGCCACAGAGACATCCTATCAGG CTCGCCAAACGGTTAAGAACACGCCCAAGCGGGTGTCCAGTGTCACTATACGCTCCCCTCTGGGTGCCAGTCCCACGAGCATGGAGGGGGCACAGACAGACACCCCCACACCCCCAATAGATACAGCCATGCCCCAGGCAGAGGAGACCCCTGGTGCCAATTTG TCCCAGGGGGGAGCCGTGTTCCTACCGTCGTCGGATGCGGGGCCTAAGGAGGGAAGCCTGGGGTCTCTGGTAGATGACTCCCCACAGAAGAGGCTCCTCAGTCAGAAGTCCACGccgcctccctcccctctcctctcagagctACTGAAGAAAGGAAGCCTGATCTCTGCTAGCCCCAGACTG GTAGTGGAGGGGGATGCTGCAGGACTGGCTAACGGAGGAGTTCCTACTACAACCCCCGCTATCACAGCAGACTTTGAGGTCGCCATCGCAG TCAAAGAGGCAGGCTCAGAGGTGATGGAGGAGGACCATGTACCTGGTTCCTATATGGGGGATGAGCTGGACCTGGAGACAGTAGGAGATATCATCTCCATCATAGAGGAGAAg GTGGATGACTCTGTGGAGGCTCTAGATGctgcagcagtggaggctgctctctctctgtgtgaggaggCTGTTTCTGCTGGCCACTCCCTCTCAGGTCCATGGGAGGCCCAGGACTTGAAGGCCTCAGAGCCTGGTCCTATGGTTCAGTCTGACCCCACACATGGGCTTCAGGCTGCGGCTGGAGCTAACCCTGGGAGCCTGGAGCCACAGACAGAGAGTGGAAGGGGGGAAGCCGAAGAGGGGAACGGGAAGGACTGTGAGGGACAAGAAACAGTGCAGACAAACGTGGCCCCTTCTGTTGTCGCTGATGATGGCCTGTCAGGAAGCGAGGTCACAGAGGAGGGAGTTCTGGGGGAGGAAGGAGCCCTGAGCACAGCTGTGAAGACTGAAAATGAGGAATGGACCCAGccagaactaaacacaccctGCCTAGACTCAGAAGACAGCTCTGGATCAGGGAAAGAGTCCAAG GAAGTGAAGGTTGAGGATGGAGGGAGCGACGGGGATCCTGATGAAGGAATGGAGATGAAGGaatgtggagagggggaggggcccTACCTATCAGAAGTAGAACCGGCAGCCAGTGAGAGCGAGGACGGCTATGGCCCCTCCTCCCAACGCTACACCACAGCTGATTCGCTAGCCAGCAGCCCCGCCTCTTCCCAGTT tTCAATATGTGGAGAGGATCAGGAGGCTGTTCAGGCTCAGAAGATCTGGAAGAAAGCCATCATGCTGGTGTGGAGAGCAGCAGCCAATCACAG GTACGCCAGTGTGTTCCTTCAGTCTGTGTCTGAAGACATCGCCCCTGGTTACCACAGCATTGTACACAG ACCCATGGATCTGTCGGCCATCAAGAAGAGTATCGAGGCGGGTCAGATCCGTACGACAGCAGAGTTCCAGCGTGACATCATGCTGATGTTCCAGAACGCGGTGATGTACAACAGCTCTGACCACGACGTGTTCCACATGGCCCTGGAGATGCAGAGAGATGTTCTAGAACATGTGCAGCAGTTCCTGGCCACTCAGCTCATCATGCAAACCTCAGAGTCCTCCATCTCCACCAAGAGCCTCAGAGGCCGCGAGGGGGGCCGCAAGCCAGGGGAGTGCGTGGAGAAG GACAGTGTCCCAATGGCCTCTCccgctttccttctctctctcttt GATGGGGGCACCAGAGGGCGCCGCTGTGCTATTGAAGCAGACATGAAGATGAAGAAATGA
- the LOC106612111 gene encoding DNA damage-inducible transcript 4-like protein has translation MVYTPALVFGHGMLIMSEEDSVVERKFLYQITSSNKKDTRWGSLESCEFIKERYSSSLDSEMTLDCEERILQQDMIRQIESCLSEAKESNLRCRVLLLPRPLTAKVARDVVRSSVGEPCGLRGAFIQVYLETKQGLQLQTLGTISPDPTVTPTFELSVVFKLDKDGWPPLKHIFVTDKLLKLRPQYRLVKKKLYSSASPVIHEFS, from the exons ATGGTCTATACCCCGGCTTTGGTCTTCGGACACGGAATGCTCATTATGTCTGAAGAGGATAGCGTAGTCGAGCGAAAGTTTCTCTATCAAATCACGTCGAGCAACAAAAAAGATACCCGTTGGGGCAGCCTTGAAAGTTGCGAATTCATCAAGGAAAGGTACTCTTCAA GTCTGGACTCTGAAATGACTCTAGACTGTGAGGAGCGAATACTCCAGCAGGACATGATCAGGCAGATCGAGAGTTGTCTCTCTGAAGCTAAAGAATCGAATCTGCGCTGCCGGGTGCTGCTGCTTCCCCGGCCGCTGACCGCAAAGGTTGCCCGGGACGTGGTGCGTTCCTCAGTTGGAGAACCGTGTGGGCTCCGCGGGGCCTTCATACAGGTCTATTTGGAGACAAAACAGGGCCTTCAGCTGCAGACGCTGGGCACTATATCACCCGACCCGACCGTTACTCCTACCTTCGAGCTGTCTGTAGTGTTCAAGCTGGACAAAGACGGTTGGCCTCCTCTCAAGCACATATTCGTTACCGACAAGTTGTTGAAATTACGACCCCAGTACCGGCTGGTCAAGAAGAAATTGTATTCCTCCGCGAGCCCTGTCATACACGAGTTTAGCTGA
- the LOC106612110 gene encoding bromodomain-containing protein 8 isoform X2: MASGVGKHKRLSVGPTEPWSLREKLCLASSVMRSGDQNWVSVSRAIKPFSEPGRPPDWFSQKHCASQYSELLETTEAPKRKRGEKGEVVETIEDVIVRRLTAERIEELKKLLRDTQDKYRKLKKEVDLIQTGHLDSRLEELWTDITQKNKQDEDEADLKRKATETSYQARQTVKNTPKRVSSVTIRSPLGASPTSMEGAQTDTPTPPIDTAMPQAEETPGANLSQGGAVFLPSSDAGPKEGSLGSLVDDSPQKRLLSQKSTPPPSPLLSELLKKGSLISASPRLVVEGDAAGLANGGVPTTTPAITADFEVAIAVKEAGSEVMEEDHVPGSYMGDELDLETVGDIISIIEEKVDDSVEALDAAAVEAALSLCEEAVSAGHSLSGPWEAQDLKASEPGPMVQSDPTHGLQAAAGANPGSLEPQTESGRGEAEEGNGKDCEGQETVQTNVAPSVVADDGLSGSEVTEEGVLGEEGALSTAVKTENEEWTQPELNTPCLDSEDSSGSGKESKEVKVEDGGSDGDPDEGMEMKECGEGEGPYLSEVEPAASESEDGYGPSSQRYTTADSLASSPASSQFSICGEDQEAVQAQKIWKKAIMLVWRAAANHRYASVFLQSVSEDIAPGYHSIVHRPMDLSAIKKSIEAGQIRTTAEFQRDIMLMFQNAVMYNSSDHDVFHMALEMQRDVLEHVQQFLATQLIMQTSESSISTKSLRGREGGRKPGECVEKDGGTRGRRCAIEADMKMKK; this comes from the exons ATGGCGAGTGGAGTCGGGA AACACAAGAGGCTGTCCGTTGGCCCGACGGAGCCGTGGTCATTGAGGGAGAAACTATGCCTAGCTTCCTCTGTTATGAGGAGCGGTGACCAAAACTG GGTGTCAGTCAGCAGAGCCATCAAGCCTTTCTCAGAGCCAGGCCGCCCTCCAGACTGGTTCTCCCAGAAG CACTGTGCCTCTCAGTATTCTGAGCTGCTGGAGACCACAGAGGCTCCAAA GCGTAAGCGTGGGGAGAAGGGTGAGGTGGTGGAGACCATCGAGGATGTGATCGTACGGAGACTCACCGCCGAGAGGATAGAGGAGCTGAAAAAActactgagagacacacaggacaaatacag AAAGCTGAAGAAGGAGGTGGATCTGATCCAGACAGGACATCTGGACTCACGGCTAGAGGAGCTGTGGACAGACATAACACA GAAAAATAAGCAGGATGAGGATGAGGCAGATCTTAAGAGGAAGGCCACAGAGACATCCTATCAGG CTCGCCAAACGGTTAAGAACACGCCCAAGCGGGTGTCCAGTGTCACTATACGCTCCCCTCTGGGTGCCAGTCCCACGAGCATGGAGGGGGCACAGACAGACACCCCCACACCCCCAATAGATACAGCCATGCCCCAGGCAGAGGAGACCCCTGGTGCCAATTTG TCCCAGGGGGGAGCCGTGTTCCTACCGTCGTCGGATGCGGGGCCTAAGGAGGGAAGCCTGGGGTCTCTGGTAGATGACTCCCCACAGAAGAGGCTCCTCAGTCAGAAGTCCACGccgcctccctcccctctcctctcagagctACTGAAGAAAGGAAGCCTGATCTCTGCTAGCCCCAGACTG GTAGTGGAGGGGGATGCTGCAGGACTGGCTAACGGAGGAGTTCCTACTACAACCCCCGCTATCACAGCAGACTTTGAGGTCGCCATCGCAG TCAAAGAGGCAGGCTCAGAGGTGATGGAGGAGGACCATGTACCTGGTTCCTATATGGGGGATGAGCTGGACCTGGAGACAGTAGGAGATATCATCTCCATCATAGAGGAGAAg GTGGATGACTCTGTGGAGGCTCTAGATGctgcagcagtggaggctgctctctctctgtgtgaggaggCTGTTTCTGCTGGCCACTCCCTCTCAGGTCCATGGGAGGCCCAGGACTTGAAGGCCTCAGAGCCTGGTCCTATGGTTCAGTCTGACCCCACACATGGGCTTCAGGCTGCGGCTGGAGCTAACCCTGGGAGCCTGGAGCCACAGACAGAGAGTGGAAGGGGGGAAGCCGAAGAGGGGAACGGGAAGGACTGTGAGGGACAAGAAACAGTGCAGACAAACGTGGCCCCTTCTGTTGTCGCTGATGATGGCCTGTCAGGAAGCGAGGTCACAGAGGAGGGAGTTCTGGGGGAGGAAGGAGCCCTGAGCACAGCTGTGAAGACTGAAAATGAGGAATGGACCCAGccagaactaaacacaccctGCCTAGACTCAGAAGACAGCTCTGGATCAGGGAAAGAGTCCAAG GAAGTGAAGGTTGAGGATGGAGGGAGCGACGGGGATCCTGATGAAGGAATGGAGATGAAGGaatgtggagagggggaggggcccTACCTATCAGAAGTAGAACCGGCAGCCAGTGAGAGCGAGGACGGCTATGGCCCCTCCTCCCAACGCTACACCACAGCTGATTCGCTAGCCAGCAGCCCCGCCTCTTCCCAGTT tTCAATATGTGGAGAGGATCAGGAGGCTGTTCAGGCTCAGAAGATCTGGAAGAAAGCCATCATGCTGGTGTGGAGAGCAGCAGCCAATCACAG GTACGCCAGTGTGTTCCTTCAGTCTGTGTCTGAAGACATCGCCCCTGGTTACCACAGCATTGTACACAG ACCCATGGATCTGTCGGCCATCAAGAAGAGTATCGAGGCGGGTCAGATCCGTACGACAGCAGAGTTCCAGCGTGACATCATGCTGATGTTCCAGAACGCGGTGATGTACAACAGCTCTGACCACGACGTGTTCCACATGGCCCTGGAGATGCAGAGAGATGTTCTAGAACATGTGCAGCAGTTCCTGGCCACTCAGCTCATCATGCAAACCTCAGAGTCCTCCATCTCCACCAAGAGCCTCAGAGGCCGCGAGGGGGGCCGCAAGCCAGGGGAGTGCGTGGAGAAG GATGGGGGCACCAGAGGGCGCCGCTGTGCTATTGAAGCAGACATGAAGATGAAGAAATGA
- the LOC106612110 gene encoding bromodomain-containing protein 8 isoform X1 codes for MASGVGKHKRLSVGPTEPWSLREKLCLASSVMRSGDQNWVSVSRAIKPFSEPGRPPDWFSQKHCASQYSELLETTEAPKRKRGEKGEVVETIEDVIVRRLTAERIEELKKLLRDTQDKYRKLKKEVDLIQTGHLDSRLEELWTDITQKNKQDEDEADLKRKATETSYQARQTVKNTPKRVSSVTIRSPLGASPTSMEGAQTDTPTPPIDTAMPQAEETPGANLSQGGAVFLPSSDAGPKEGSLGSLVDDSPQKRLLSQKSTPPPSPLLSELLKKGSLISASPRLVVEGDAAGLANGGVPTTTPAITADFEVAIAVKEAGSEVMEEDHVPGSYMGDELDLETVGDIISIIEEKVDDSVEALDAAAVEAALSLCEEAVSAGHSLSGPWEAQDLKASEPGPMVQSDPTHGLQAAAGANPGSLEPQTESGRGEAEEGNGKDCEGQETVQTNVAPSVVADDGLSGSEVTEEGVLGEEGALSTAVKTENEEWTQPELNTPCLDSEDSSGSGKESKEVKVEDGGSDGDPDEGMEMKECGEGEGPYLSEVEPAASESEDGYGPSSQRYTTADSLASSPASSQFSICGEDQEAVQAQKIWKKAIMLVWRAAANHRYASVFLQSVSEDIAPGYHSIVHRPMDLSAIKKSIEAGQIRTTAEFQRDIMLMFQNAVMYNSSDHDVFHMALEMQRDVLEHVQQFLATQLIMQTSESSISTKSLRGREGGRKPGECVEKDSVPMASPAFLLSLFDGGTRGRRCAIEADMKMKK; via the exons ATGGCGAGTGGAGTCGGGA AACACAAGAGGCTGTCCGTTGGCCCGACGGAGCCGTGGTCATTGAGGGAGAAACTATGCCTAGCTTCCTCTGTTATGAGGAGCGGTGACCAAAACTG GGTGTCAGTCAGCAGAGCCATCAAGCCTTTCTCAGAGCCAGGCCGCCCTCCAGACTGGTTCTCCCAGAAG CACTGTGCCTCTCAGTATTCTGAGCTGCTGGAGACCACAGAGGCTCCAAA GCGTAAGCGTGGGGAGAAGGGTGAGGTGGTGGAGACCATCGAGGATGTGATCGTACGGAGACTCACCGCCGAGAGGATAGAGGAGCTGAAAAAActactgagagacacacaggacaaatacag AAAGCTGAAGAAGGAGGTGGATCTGATCCAGACAGGACATCTGGACTCACGGCTAGAGGAGCTGTGGACAGACATAACACA GAAAAATAAGCAGGATGAGGATGAGGCAGATCTTAAGAGGAAGGCCACAGAGACATCCTATCAGG CTCGCCAAACGGTTAAGAACACGCCCAAGCGGGTGTCCAGTGTCACTATACGCTCCCCTCTGGGTGCCAGTCCCACGAGCATGGAGGGGGCACAGACAGACACCCCCACACCCCCAATAGATACAGCCATGCCCCAGGCAGAGGAGACCCCTGGTGCCAATTTG TCCCAGGGGGGAGCCGTGTTCCTACCGTCGTCGGATGCGGGGCCTAAGGAGGGAAGCCTGGGGTCTCTGGTAGATGACTCCCCACAGAAGAGGCTCCTCAGTCAGAAGTCCACGccgcctccctcccctctcctctcagagctACTGAAGAAAGGAAGCCTGATCTCTGCTAGCCCCAGACTG GTAGTGGAGGGGGATGCTGCAGGACTGGCTAACGGAGGAGTTCCTACTACAACCCCCGCTATCACAGCAGACTTTGAGGTCGCCATCGCAG TCAAAGAGGCAGGCTCAGAGGTGATGGAGGAGGACCATGTACCTGGTTCCTATATGGGGGATGAGCTGGACCTGGAGACAGTAGGAGATATCATCTCCATCATAGAGGAGAAg GTGGATGACTCTGTGGAGGCTCTAGATGctgcagcagtggaggctgctctctctctgtgtgaggaggCTGTTTCTGCTGGCCACTCCCTCTCAGGTCCATGGGAGGCCCAGGACTTGAAGGCCTCAGAGCCTGGTCCTATGGTTCAGTCTGACCCCACACATGGGCTTCAGGCTGCGGCTGGAGCTAACCCTGGGAGCCTGGAGCCACAGACAGAGAGTGGAAGGGGGGAAGCCGAAGAGGGGAACGGGAAGGACTGTGAGGGACAAGAAACAGTGCAGACAAACGTGGCCCCTTCTGTTGTCGCTGATGATGGCCTGTCAGGAAGCGAGGTCACAGAGGAGGGAGTTCTGGGGGAGGAAGGAGCCCTGAGCACAGCTGTGAAGACTGAAAATGAGGAATGGACCCAGccagaactaaacacaccctGCCTAGACTCAGAAGACAGCTCTGGATCAGGGAAAGAGTCCAAG GAAGTGAAGGTTGAGGATGGAGGGAGCGACGGGGATCCTGATGAAGGAATGGAGATGAAGGaatgtggagagggggaggggcccTACCTATCAGAAGTAGAACCGGCAGCCAGTGAGAGCGAGGACGGCTATGGCCCCTCCTCCCAACGCTACACCACAGCTGATTCGCTAGCCAGCAGCCCCGCCTCTTCCCAGTT tTCAATATGTGGAGAGGATCAGGAGGCTGTTCAGGCTCAGAAGATCTGGAAGAAAGCCATCATGCTGGTGTGGAGAGCAGCAGCCAATCACAG GTACGCCAGTGTGTTCCTTCAGTCTGTGTCTGAAGACATCGCCCCTGGTTACCACAGCATTGTACACAG ACCCATGGATCTGTCGGCCATCAAGAAGAGTATCGAGGCGGGTCAGATCCGTACGACAGCAGAGTTCCAGCGTGACATCATGCTGATGTTCCAGAACGCGGTGATGTACAACAGCTCTGACCACGACGTGTTCCACATGGCCCTGGAGATGCAGAGAGATGTTCTAGAACATGTGCAGCAGTTCCTGGCCACTCAGCTCATCATGCAAACCTCAGAGTCCTCCATCTCCACCAAGAGCCTCAGAGGCCGCGAGGGGGGCCGCAAGCCAGGGGAGTGCGTGGAGAAG GACAGTGTCCCAATGGCCTCTCccgctttccttctctctctcttt GATGGGGGCACCAGAGGGCGCCGCTGTGCTATTGAAGCAGACATGAAGATGAAGAAATGA